The following proteins are co-located in the Acinetobacter sp. NCu2D-2 genome:
- the purB gene encoding adenylosuccinate lyase, whose product MNALTALSPLDGRYASKCDALRPFLSEFGLIHARVTVEVRWLQALANHPEITEVPAFSSETNAALDAIVANFSEENANRIKEIERTTNHDVKAVEYFLKEQIAHIDELKNAGEFIHFACTSEDINNLSHALMLKNGREVLVAAMQQIIDSIVALAEQHADQPMLSRTHGQTASPTTLGKEMANVAYRLARQIKQFQNVELLGKINGAVGNYNAHYSAYPEINWPAHSQAFVESLGLTFNPYTTQIEPHDYMAELFDALRRFNTILIDFNRDVWGYISLGFFKQRLKEGEVGSSTMPHKVNPIDFENSEGNLGIANAVLAHLGEKLPVSRWQRDLTDSTVLRNMGVGFAQSLIAFEACSKGIGKLELNAQRILEDLDHAQEVLAEPIQTVMRRYAVEKPYEKLKALTRGHAMTREMMVGFVNGNELEAVPAADRARLAELTPATYTGNAAVQAKQVKDLISKI is encoded by the coding sequence ATGAACGCTTTAACCGCACTTTCTCCATTAGATGGACGCTACGCAAGCAAATGTGATGCGCTACGCCCTTTTCTTTCTGAGTTTGGTTTAATCCATGCTCGTGTGACTGTTGAAGTGCGTTGGTTACAAGCGCTTGCAAATCACCCAGAAATTACTGAAGTACCTGCATTCTCAAGCGAAACAAATGCTGCGCTTGACGCGATTGTTGCAAACTTCTCTGAAGAAAATGCAAACCGTATTAAAGAAATCGAACGTACGACTAACCACGACGTTAAAGCAGTTGAATACTTCCTTAAAGAACAAATTGCGCACATCGATGAACTTAAAAATGCCGGTGAATTCATTCACTTTGCATGTACATCTGAAGACATCAACAACTTGTCTCATGCATTAATGTTGAAAAATGGTCGTGAAGTGCTCGTTGCTGCAATGCAACAAATCATTGACTCAATTGTTGCACTTGCTGAACAACATGCAGACCAACCAATGTTGTCTCGTACTCATGGTCAAACTGCAAGCCCAACAACTTTGGGTAAAGAAATGGCGAACGTGGCTTACCGTCTAGCGCGCCAAATCAAACAATTCCAAAATGTTGAACTTCTAGGCAAAATCAATGGTGCAGTAGGTAACTACAACGCGCATTACTCTGCTTATCCAGAAATCAATTGGCCTGCGCATTCACAAGCATTTGTTGAATCTTTAGGTTTAACTTTCAACCCATACACCACTCAAATTGAACCACATGACTACATGGCGGAACTTTTTGACGCGTTACGTCGTTTCAATACCATTTTGATCGACTTTAACCGTGACGTTTGGGGCTATATCTCACTTGGTTTCTTCAAACAACGTTTGAAAGAAGGCGAAGTCGGCTCTTCAACGATGCCGCATAAAGTTAACCCAATCGACTTCGAAAACTCTGAAGGTAACTTGGGTATCGCCAATGCTGTACTTGCGCATCTTGGTGAAAAACTTCCTGTATCTCGTTGGCAACGTGACTTAACTGACTCAACTGTACTTCGTAACATGGGTGTTGGTTTTGCACAAAGCTTAATCGCATTTGAAGCATGCTCTAAAGGTATTGGTAAACTTGAATTGAATGCACAACGTATTCTTGAAGACCTTGACCATGCACAAGAAGTCCTTGCTGAACCAATTCAAACAGTTATGCGTCGTTATGCAGTTGAAAAACCTTACGAAAAACTTAAAGCATTGACTCGCGGTCATGCCATGACACGTGAAATGATGGTTGGTTTCGTCAACGGTAATGAATTAGAAGCTGTTCCTGCTGCTGACCGTGCACGTCTTGCTGAATTAACACCTGCAACTTATACAGGTAATGCAGCAGTTCAAGCGAAACAAGTCAAAGATTTGATTTCTAAAATCTAA
- the hflD gene encoding high frequency lysogenization protein HflD, with protein sequence MTELPFQQSTTLNTRQNRALALAGVFQATQLTHMTALTGQQSIGETGNFYFEQLIKASLNIRPSQISDVQTLDFFHQLSDISLGLKTLESSITQPFDPSPKSRLPKLSSTKLPMTYAMALLQLEKKVYSNPKFVEIIEQSQQKILRQLSFFDNNYLHPSIIANLAQTYVETAGSINPRIMVRGNAEAFKDAGHTNRIRASLFTGLQMAHLWRQLGGSSWGMVFGKRKLLKDIQNLARLQFQVI encoded by the coding sequence ATGACGGAGTTACCGTTTCAACAGTCTACAACGTTGAATACTCGTCAAAACCGCGCTTTAGCGTTAGCAGGTGTATTTCAAGCCACACAGCTGACGCATATGACGGCTCTTACAGGGCAACAAAGCATTGGTGAAACGGGCAACTTCTATTTCGAGCAATTGATTAAAGCCAGTTTGAACATTCGTCCAAGCCAAATTTCGGATGTTCAAACATTGGATTTTTTTCATCAACTCTCGGATATTTCATTGGGTCTAAAGACATTAGAAAGTAGTATTACCCAACCATTTGATCCTTCTCCAAAATCTAGACTTCCGAAATTATCTTCAACTAAACTTCCCATGACCTATGCGATGGCACTTCTTCAGTTAGAAAAGAAGGTCTATAGCAATCCAAAATTTGTCGAGATTATTGAACAATCTCAACAAAAAATTTTAAGACAACTTTCATTCTTCGATAACAACTACCTTCATCCAAGCATCATTGCCAATCTTGCGCAAACCTATGTCGAAACTGCGGGATCGATTAATCCACGCATTATGGTACGCGGCAATGCTGAAGCATTTAAAGATGCAGGACATACCAACCGCATTCGTGCTTCTCTATTTACAGGGTTGCAGATGGCGCACCTTTGGCGTCAGCTCGGTGGTAGCTCTTGGGGCATGGTTTTTGGTAAACGAAAGTTACTCAAAGATATCCAAAACCTCGCGCGTTTACAGTTTCAGGTGATTTAA
- the mnmA gene encoding tRNA 2-thiouridine(34) synthase MnmA: MQQRVIVGMSGGVDSSVSAALLLQQGYQVEGLFMKNWEEDDGTEYCTAMDDLADAQAVCDKIGIKLHTANFAMEYWDRVFEHFLAEYAAGRTPNPDILCNKEIKFRAFLDHAINLGADFIATGHYCRRGETATNSKGEHYAPLLRGYDNNKDQTYFLHAVHGREINKTLFPVGEIEKPQVRKIAEELGLATAKKKDSTGICFIGERRFNDFLKQYLPAQPGKIVLEDGKEVGDHHGLMYYTLGQRGGIGIGGMKGVAEGAWFVLHKDIEGNRLVVGQGHEHPLMQSTILWSEAIDWVAGEQAIPDTGFRCTAKTRYRQSDQACTIFKDPEAPYGVRVEFDEPQRAVTPGQSVVFYSGEYCLGGGVIHHTNAPIPDFIKG, translated from the coding sequence ATGCAACAACGTGTCATCGTCGGTATGTCGGGTGGTGTAGATTCATCTGTTTCTGCGGCTCTTTTACTTCAACAAGGTTACCAAGTTGAAGGTCTTTTCATGAAAAACTGGGAAGAAGATGACGGCACAGAATATTGCACGGCAATGGACGACCTTGCCGATGCACAAGCCGTTTGCGATAAAATTGGTATTAAACTACACACAGCCAACTTTGCGATGGAATATTGGGATCGTGTCTTCGAGCACTTCTTAGCAGAATATGCCGCAGGTCGTACCCCAAACCCCGATATTCTCTGTAATAAAGAAATTAAATTTCGTGCCTTTTTAGACCATGCCATTAATTTGGGTGCAGACTTTATTGCCACAGGTCACTACTGCCGCCGCGGTGAAACTGCAACCAATTCTAAAGGTGAACACTATGCACCTTTATTACGTGGCTATGACAACAATAAAGACCAAACGTATTTCTTACATGCCGTACATGGTCGTGAAATTAACAAAACCTTGTTCCCTGTCGGTGAAATTGAAAAACCGCAAGTACGTAAAATTGCTGAAGAATTGGGGCTTGCTACGGCAAAGAAAAAAGATTCAACTGGTATTTGTTTTATTGGTGAACGCCGCTTTAATGACTTTTTAAAACAATATCTTCCAGCACAACCTGGAAAAATTGTACTTGAAGATGGTAAAGAGGTTGGTGATCATCACGGCTTAATGTACTATACGCTCGGTCAACGTGGTGGCATCGGTATTGGTGGGATGAAAGGCGTCGCAGAGGGTGCGTGGTTCGTTCTTCACAAAGATATCGAAGGCAATCGTTTGGTGGTCGGTCAAGGACACGAACATCCACTCATGCAAAGCACCATTTTATGGTCTGAAGCGATTGATTGGGTGGCAGGTGAACAAGCGATTCCTGATACAGGTTTCCGTTGTACTGCAAAAACCCGTTACCGTCAGTCTGACCAAGCATGTACAATTTTTAAAGATCCTGAAGCACCATACGGTGTACGTGTGGAGTTCGATGAACCACAACGTGCCGTGACACCAGGTCAAAGTGTGGTGTTCTATTCAGGTGAATATTGTTTAGGTGGTGGTGTGATTCATCATACCAATGCCCCTATTCCAGATTTTATTAAAGGATGA
- a CDS encoding NUDIX hydrolase, with amino-acid sequence MTAWTAHVTVATVVEKDGKFLFVEEHTEGVTHTVFNQPAGHVEAGETIIEAAIRETMEETGHTVEVTNLLGMYTYTPPMFPDRTYYRFCFLAQSIAHDPHAELDTGIVGAVWMTLDELIESARARSPLVIKAVQDALSGQKYPLSLIYEHQNSPLISNLDA; translated from the coding sequence ATGACCGCTTGGACTGCTCACGTCACTGTCGCAACCGTCGTTGAAAAAGATGGAAAATTCCTGTTTGTAGAAGAACATACAGAAGGCGTAACGCATACCGTCTTTAACCAACCTGCAGGTCATGTCGAAGCTGGCGAAACCATCATTGAAGCAGCTATTCGTGAAACCATGGAAGAAACAGGTCATACGGTTGAAGTGACGAACTTGCTTGGGATGTATACCTATACCCCACCGATGTTCCCCGACCGTACTTATTACCGTTTCTGCTTTTTAGCACAATCCATTGCACATGACCCACATGCCGAACTCGATACTGGTATTGTCGGTGCAGTTTGGATGACTTTAGATGAACTGATTGAATCTGCACGCGCACGTAGTCCATTGGTGATTAAAGCCGTGCAAGATGCCCTGTCAGGTCAAAAATATCCTTTATCGCTCATTTACGAGCACCAAAATTCTCCCTTAATTTCAAATTTGGATGCCTAA
- a CDS encoding gamma carbonic anhydrase family protein, translating into MSQNIRPYLDTAPTIDDSCYIDPMSVVIGDVVLGENVSVWPFAVIRGDVNYIRIGKNSNVQDHSMLHVSHKKADKPEGSPLMIGEDVTIGHHVKLHGCTIGNRVLVGIGTIILDDVVVEDDVMIGAGSLVPPNKVLESGYLYMGSPVKKVRPLTEKEKAFLPYSAQNYVKVSGNYK; encoded by the coding sequence ATGAGCCAAAACATTCGTCCCTATTTAGACACCGCCCCAACTATTGATGATTCTTGTTATATCGACCCGATGTCAGTCGTGATTGGTGATGTTGTTCTTGGCGAAAATGTCTCAGTTTGGCCATTTGCGGTAATTCGTGGCGATGTGAATTATATTCGCATTGGTAAAAACTCCAATGTGCAAGATCACTCCATGTTACATGTCAGCCATAAAAAAGCTGATAAGCCTGAAGGTTCGCCTTTAATGATTGGTGAAGATGTAACGATTGGTCATCATGTGAAATTACATGGTTGTACCATTGGCAACCGTGTTTTGGTGGGGATTGGCACGATTATTTTGGATGATGTCGTTGTTGAAGATGATGTGATGATTGGTGCAGGTTCGCTCGTTCCGCCAAACAAAGTTTTGGAAAGCGGTTATTTGTATATGGGCAGTCCTGTCAAAAAAGTACGTCCACTGACTGAGAAAGAAAAAGCGTTTTTACCATATTCAGCACAGAATTATGTAAAGGTGTCGGGGAATTACAAATAA
- the dacC gene encoding D-alanyl-D-alanine carboxypeptidase PBP5/6 codes for MTRKTALAALLIAPSFSFAATVLTAPPELNNKSFVLMDFETGQILAAKNENEKLAPASMTKMMTSYIIEQKLLSGELTENEKVRMNESAWCRGSSSESCMYVPLNSTATSLEMLRGIIIQSGNDASKAMAEHIAGNEGTFAHMMNQEAQRIGMKNTHFINATGMPADGHYSTAKDMAILAQHIIHDSSKYYPIYSEKEFTFNGIRQGNRNALLYSDPSVDGLKTGHTEEAGYCLTTSAKRGPTRLISVIFGAPSMNERASQTRELLAWGYANFETKSVQPAKQVLAKAKVWFGKDSEVQIGLAENFNVTMPKGQANAIKTQLVVQPKLTAPLKAGQVVGKYVATLDGKVIAEKPLVALKAVEEANFFARMIDHIKQFFSNLF; via the coding sequence ATGACCCGAAAAACCGCCCTTGCTGCACTACTAATCGCACCTAGTTTTTCATTCGCAGCAACTGTCCTCACAGCACCACCAGAACTGAATAATAAATCATTTGTGTTGATGGACTTCGAAACTGGGCAAATCCTTGCTGCAAAAAACGAAAATGAAAAGTTAGCACCTGCATCAATGACTAAAATGATGACGAGTTACATCATTGAACAAAAATTATTGAGCGGTGAACTGACTGAAAACGAAAAAGTTCGCATGAATGAATCTGCTTGGTGTCGTGGTAGCAGTTCAGAATCATGTATGTATGTGCCTTTAAATAGTACAGCAACGTCTTTGGAAATGTTGCGCGGTATTATTATCCAGTCAGGTAATGATGCATCAAAAGCGATGGCTGAACATATTGCGGGGAACGAAGGTACTTTCGCACATATGATGAACCAAGAAGCACAACGTATCGGCATGAAAAATACGCATTTCATCAATGCGACAGGTATGCCTGCAGATGGTCATTATTCAACTGCAAAAGATATGGCGATTTTGGCGCAGCACATTATTCATGACAGCTCAAAATATTACCCAATCTACTCTGAAAAAGAATTTACCTTTAACGGTATTCGTCAAGGCAACCGTAATGCCCTTCTTTACTCAGATCCAAGCGTGGATGGTTTAAAAACAGGTCACACTGAAGAAGCTGGCTACTGCTTAACAACTTCGGCTAAACGCGGTCCGACTCGTTTAATTTCTGTGATTTTCGGCGCGCCAAGCATGAACGAACGTGCGTCTCAAACACGTGAATTGTTGGCTTGGGGTTATGCAAACTTTGAAACGAAGAGTGTTCAACCTGCAAAACAAGTTTTAGCGAAAGCAAAAGTTTGGTTTGGTAAAGACTCTGAAGTTCAAATCGGTTTGGCTGAAAACTTCAACGTAACTATGCCGAAAGGTCAAGCCAATGCAATCAAAACGCAATTGGTGGTTCAACCTAAACTGACTGCGCCTTTAAAAGCAGGTCAAGTCGTCGGTAAATACGTTGCAACCTTAGATGGTAAAGTGATTGCTGAAAAACCACTTGTGGCTTTAAAAGCAGTTGAAGAAGCAAACTTCTTCGCGCGTATGATTGACCATATAAAACAATTCTTCTCTAACTTATTTTAA
- a CDS encoding MCR_0457 family protein, whose protein sequence is MKKPLFNALSILALSMSGLLAQNAFAANDNIDVTPDQQVTQQELAAIYVISEVCPSLVSDQAKFEKGFNKLAKEYLPSQKNPVQALNQLMKQSTLSPVLVEARNDAKVAGQAKNQAICNELSNY, encoded by the coding sequence ATGAAAAAGCCACTGTTCAATGCCCTGTCTATTTTAGCTTTGTCTATGAGTGGACTTCTTGCACAAAATGCTTTTGCAGCCAACGATAATATTGATGTAACGCCTGACCAACAAGTAACACAACAAGAGCTTGCTGCAATCTATGTCATTTCAGAAGTATGTCCAAGTTTAGTGTCAGATCAAGCAAAGTTTGAAAAAGGCTTTAATAAATTGGCAAAAGAATATTTACCAAGCCAAAAAAATCCTGTTCAAGCATTAAATCAATTGATGAAACAAAGCACACTTAGCCCTGTCCTTGTTGAAGCACGTAATGATGCCAAAGTTGCAGGACAAGCTAAAAACCAAGCCATTTGTAATGAGCTTAGCAACTACTAA
- a CDS encoding MCR_0457 family protein: MIQTKKRAALIALITGATFSPVFAAPNVEQAEENTILKENLASVQVLKEVCPAITGSNPSLEQKAQLLTQTYLSDFQGVQFSFEQLQLDAEYKTLLNTARQDAKQVNAAEQKAACEDLVAYEAE; the protein is encoded by the coding sequence ATGATTCAAACAAAAAAACGTGCTGCACTAATTGCTCTTATAACTGGTGCGACATTCTCCCCTGTATTTGCAGCACCAAATGTGGAACAAGCAGAAGAAAATACGATTCTGAAAGAAAATCTCGCGTCTGTCCAAGTGCTGAAAGAAGTATGTCCTGCCATTACCGGTTCAAATCCAAGTCTTGAACAAAAGGCACAACTTTTAACACAGACGTATTTGAGTGATTTCCAAGGCGTTCAATTTAGCTTTGAACAATTACAATTAGATGCTGAATATAAAACTCTTTTAAATACGGCGCGTCAGGATGCGAAACAAGTGAATGCTGCTGAACAAAAAGCTGCATGTGAAGATTTAGTGGCTTATGAAGCTGAATAA
- the surE gene encoding 5'/3'-nucleotidase SurE, which yields MNILISNDDGVLAPGIQALAQALKKLGRVVIVAPDHERSGFSSALTIDRPLRPVEISTDVWAVDGTPADCVYLATNGLFDFEFDLVVSGINNGPNLGDHILYSGTVGAAMGGRLGRLPSIAVSLCGAKVRQYTSPDDFKAAAEWVAQFIASGLPKLPPRYVLNMNIPDIEEIKGIQVTHQSHCHTPKPIIPQVNPRGYQTYWISLAKELQAHDMHVNHSMADFEAVAAGFVSLTPIQMETTNAQVIQDLQSQLSQRHQVVL from the coding sequence GTGAATATATTAATTTCCAATGATGACGGGGTATTGGCACCGGGCATTCAGGCATTGGCTCAGGCATTAAAAAAACTCGGTCGCGTGGTAATCGTGGCACCTGATCATGAACGTAGTGGATTTTCCAGTGCATTAACCATTGATCGACCCTTACGTCCTGTCGAAATTTCCACTGATGTTTGGGCGGTAGATGGAACGCCAGCAGATTGTGTCTATTTAGCCACCAATGGTTTATTTGATTTTGAGTTTGACCTTGTCGTGAGTGGAATAAATAACGGACCTAATCTGGGCGATCATATCTTGTATTCAGGTACGGTGGGCGCAGCGATGGGTGGACGTTTGGGTAGATTACCTTCTATTGCTGTTTCACTCTGTGGTGCAAAAGTTCGTCAATATACTTCACCGGATGATTTTAAAGCTGCTGCAGAATGGGTTGCACAGTTTATAGCATCAGGTTTACCTAAACTGCCACCACGTTATGTGCTGAATATGAATATTCCTGATATTGAGGAAATTAAAGGTATTCAGGTGACGCATCAAAGTCACTGTCATACACCGAAGCCAATTATTCCACAGGTGAATCCACGTGGATATCAGACCTATTGGATTAGTCTTGCAAAGGAACTGCAGGCACACGATATGCATGTCAATCATTCGATGGCAGATTTTGAGGCGGTTGCTGCAGGCTTCGTTAGCCTAACACCTATACAAATGGAGACAACAAATGCCCAAGTTATACAAGATTTGCAGTCTCAGCTTTCGCAAAGGCATCAAGTAGTGTTATAA
- a CDS encoding peptidoglycan DD-metalloendopeptidase family protein: MSLVTPKRKFATATWIKACAISAVVSSTVLVTGCASKPQFGGATRTAPAPEFYTIRSGDTLSGIAARYGLNYVTVAQMNDIPEPYRIFVGQSIRLKSNGSTPKTTTQALDSAAPIQRQTIALPSASTSTTVVTTPVQKAPTTTVTQPAKTTTTVTQPSVVAATTGIRWVKPSNGPILQAYNLASGIKGTRYGGKEGDPVYAAAEGQVVYAADGLKEYGNLVLIRHVKGYITAYAHNSKLHVKSGENVKAGQKIADMGSTGTTKTMLEFQVRLDGKPINPSTVVANN, encoded by the coding sequence ATGTCATTGGTGACACCAAAACGTAAATTCGCAACCGCGACATGGATAAAAGCCTGTGCAATTTCAGCTGTTGTAAGCTCTACTGTCTTGGTGACTGGCTGTGCATCTAAGCCACAGTTTGGTGGGGCAACACGTACTGCACCTGCACCTGAATTTTATACTATTCGCTCTGGCGACACTTTGAGCGGTATTGCTGCACGATATGGCTTGAACTACGTCACCGTCGCGCAGATGAATGATATTCCTGAACCTTATCGAATTTTTGTCGGTCAATCGATTCGCTTAAAGAGTAATGGTAGTACGCCAAAAACTACGACTCAAGCGCTTGATTCAGCAGCGCCAATTCAACGTCAAACCATTGCGTTGCCAAGTGCATCTACAAGCACAACTGTAGTAACTACCCCTGTGCAAAAAGCGCCTACAACGACAGTGACCCAGCCAGCCAAAACTACGACTACAGTCACTCAGCCTTCTGTAGTTGCTGCAACGACCGGTATTCGTTGGGTGAAACCATCGAATGGTCCTATATTACAGGCCTATAATTTGGCTTCAGGCATTAAAGGGACACGTTATGGCGGTAAAGAAGGTGATCCTGTGTATGCGGCTGCGGAAGGTCAAGTGGTCTATGCAGCCGATGGTTTAAAAGAATACGGTAATTTGGTATTGATTAGACACGTTAAAGGATACATCACCGCTTATGCACACAATAGTAAATTGCATGTGAAAAGTGGAGAGAATGTTAAAGCAGGTCAAAAGATTGCGGACATGGGTTCTACAGGGACAACCAAGACCATGCTTGAATTTCAGGTGCGCTTAGATGGGAAGCCGATCAATCCTTCTACAGTTGTTGCAAATAACTAA
- a CDS encoding LysR family transcriptional regulator, with product MLDQLRAMGVFACVVEKNSFSGAARELGITTSAVSQQIRSLEQDMEVILLNRSTRKLSLTEAGQAFFYSCQEMLSAAERGKVRINELRDDLVGELRIASTAELCAAHVVPALSHWMSAHRGLNIHFETDDQETSLVDGRIDIALRLGQNLEDQHHTVIPLIQIEQILVAAPSYINQSALISQPDDLKQHDLLIASAQKTQARIEVQHVNTAEKVSMEIQSRFNVSSELIAKAMCLQGNGISKSAYLDVQKDLKNGALVEVLPEWKLAPVTLYAVIPKSDQQPTKILRCLDTLKQYFSQINGGRIFHIAS from the coding sequence ATGTTAGATCAACTTCGAGCAATGGGTGTCTTTGCTTGTGTTGTAGAGAAAAACTCGTTCAGCGGTGCTGCTCGTGAGTTAGGGATTACGACCAGTGCGGTGAGTCAACAAATTCGCTCTTTAGAACAAGATATGGAAGTCATACTTTTAAATCGTTCTACACGCAAATTAAGTTTGACTGAGGCGGGCCAAGCATTTTTCTACAGCTGTCAGGAAATGTTATCAGCAGCTGAACGTGGCAAAGTGCGTATTAATGAGTTGCGCGATGATTTGGTCGGGGAACTACGTATTGCTTCCACTGCTGAACTTTGTGCAGCACATGTCGTGCCTGCGCTTTCTCATTGGATGTCGGCTCATCGCGGCTTAAACATCCATTTTGAAACAGATGATCAAGAAACCAGCTTGGTGGATGGACGAATTGATATCGCACTTCGTCTTGGACAGAATCTTGAAGATCAACATCATACAGTGATTCCACTCATTCAGATTGAGCAAATTTTGGTGGCAGCACCAAGTTATATCAATCAGTCTGCATTGATCTCACAGCCTGATGACTTGAAGCAGCATGATCTGTTAATCGCATCAGCACAGAAGACTCAAGCGCGTATTGAAGTGCAACATGTCAATACAGCTGAAAAAGTCTCCATGGAAATTCAATCACGTTTTAATGTGAGTAGTGAGCTGATTGCAAAAGCAATGTGCTTACAAGGCAATGGGATCAGTAAGAGCGCATATTTAGATGTCCAAAAAGACTTGAAAAATGGTGCATTAGTTGAAGTTTTACCCGAATGGAAACTTGCCCCTGTGACATTGTATGCAGTGATACCAAAGAGCGATCAACAGCCGACTAAAATTTTACGTTGCCTAGATACCTTAAAGCAGTATTTCAGTCAGATTAATGGCGGTCGTATATTCCATATCGCATCATAA
- a CDS encoding aspartate aminotransferase family protein, which produces MNNITLAPVQTDQPSHLMPVFGRQKISFVRGRGAFLYTEDGTEYLDALTGIAVCGLGHAHPEIAAAIADQASTLIHTSNLFEVPWQTAAAQKLAEVAGMEEVFFANSGAESNEGAIKIARKFGHMQGISTPKIIVADHSFHGRTMATLSATGNKKVQEGFAPLLDGFIRVPFGDVEAIEEAAINHPDIVAVLVEPIQGEGGVNTAPQGFSYLEDVRQICNKHNWLMMLDEVQTGNGRTGKYFAYQHTNIVPDVLTTAKGLGNGFPIGAVMTQGRGVGVLTAGNHGSTYSGTALGSRVVYTVIDIIQKENIVANAAEKGAYIVEQLRSQLADLNVTVRGFGLMIGIELPKACGDVVDIARDEYKLIVNVTAGNVVRLLPPLNITQEQADLLIERLVTLLKAYLA; this is translated from the coding sequence ATGAATAATATTACCCTCGCTCCGGTGCAAACTGATCAACCATCTCACTTGATGCCTGTATTCGGCCGTCAAAAGATCAGCTTTGTCCGAGGACGAGGCGCATTTCTATATACTGAAGACGGAACTGAGTATCTAGATGCATTAACAGGGATCGCGGTGTGTGGTTTAGGGCACGCACACCCAGAAATTGCTGCTGCGATTGCAGATCAAGCATCGACTTTAATTCACACCAGTAACTTGTTCGAAGTGCCATGGCAAACTGCTGCTGCACAAAAACTTGCTGAAGTTGCAGGCATGGAAGAAGTCTTCTTTGCCAACAGTGGTGCTGAATCAAACGAAGGTGCAATTAAAATTGCACGTAAATTTGGTCATATGCAAGGCATCAGTACACCAAAAATTATTGTAGCAGATCATTCTTTCCATGGTCGTACCATGGCAACTTTATCTGCAACTGGTAACAAAAAAGTTCAAGAAGGTTTCGCACCGTTACTTGATGGTTTCATTCGTGTACCGTTTGGCGATGTTGAAGCGATTGAAGAAGCTGCGATCAACCATCCAGACATTGTTGCTGTGTTGGTTGAACCCATTCAGGGTGAAGGTGGTGTAAACACGGCGCCTCAAGGTTTTAGCTACCTTGAAGATGTTCGTCAAATCTGTAACAAACACAACTGGCTGATGATGCTGGATGAAGTTCAAACAGGTAATGGCCGTACAGGTAAATACTTTGCTTACCAACACACCAATATCGTTCCTGACGTTTTAACCACAGCAAAAGGTTTGGGTAATGGTTTCCCTATTGGTGCTGTGATGACGCAAGGTCGTGGTGTCGGTGTATTAACTGCGGGCAACCATGGTTCAACTTATAGCGGTACTGCTTTAGGTTCACGTGTGGTGTATACCGTGATTGATATTATCCAAAAAGAAAATATCGTGGCCAATGCTGCTGAAAAAGGTGCTTATATCGTTGAGCAATTGCGTAGCCAACTTGCTGACTTAAATGTCACTGTACGTGGCTTTGGTTTAATGATCGGTATTGAATTACCAAAAGCTTGTGGTGATGTGGTTGATATCGCACGTGATGAATACAAATTGATCGTGAATGTGACTGCGGGTAATGTAGTTCGTCTATTGCCGCCACTGAATATCACACAAGAACAAGCGGATCTTTTAATTGAACGTCTTGTGACTTTATTAAAAGCTTATCTTGCATAA
- the grxD gene encoding Grx4 family monothiol glutaredoxin, protein MTEQARDTEALIRDQIAKHAVLLYMKGTPQFPQCGFSARAVEALSQIGRPFAYVNILENQDIRATLPRIANWPTFPQLWINGELIGGSDIMLDMFQKGELQPLVEQYSPAPEA, encoded by the coding sequence ATGACTGAACAAGCACGCGATACTGAAGCGTTAATTCGTGACCAAATTGCTAAACATGCAGTTCTTCTATACATGAAAGGTACACCACAATTCCCACAGTGTGGTTTCTCGGCACGTGCAGTAGAAGCACTCAGTCAAATTGGTCGTCCTTTTGCTTATGTAAATATTCTTGAAAATCAAGATATTCGTGCAACTTTGCCACGTATTGCAAACTGGCCGACTTTCCCACAACTGTGGATTAACGGTGAGTTAATCGGCGGTAGTGACATCATGCTCGACATGTTCCAAAAAGGTGAATTACAACCTTTAGTTGAACAATACAGCCCAGCACCTGAAGCTTAA